Proteins from one Oncorhynchus gorbuscha isolate QuinsamMale2020 ecotype Even-year linkage group LG18, OgorEven_v1.0, whole genome shotgun sequence genomic window:
- the LOC124003259 gene encoding LOW QUALITY PROTEIN: galectin-related protein A-like (The sequence of the model RefSeq protein was modified relative to this genomic sequence to represent the inferred CDS: deleted 1 base in 1 codon), which yields MKWKVLFSGHITGGMRPGKKIIVMGIVKHEPDSFDISLACGCGTVDEAPPTDVALELCAKFEDLQFLRKACVSGTWGDAEKSSPYFPFIEDQTFRIEIHCELLRFRVFVDGHQLFDFYHRVQSLLDIDTLRINGSLTITKLR from the exons ATGAAGTGGAAAG TTCTGTTCAGTGGTCATATCACAGGTGGGATGAGGCCTGGAAAGAAGATCATTGTGATGGGGATAGTGAAACATGAGCCTGACAG CTTTGACATCAGTCTGGCCTGTGGGTGTGGCACAGTGGATGAGGCTCCTCCCACTGACGTGGCATTGGAGCTCTGTGCCAAGTTCGAGGACCTCCAGTTCCTACGTAAGGCCTGTGTTTCGGGCACCTGGGGTGACGCTGAGAAG TCATCCCCCTACTTTCCCTTCATCGAGGACCAAACTTTCCGG ATCGAGATCCATTGTGAACTACTGCGTTTCCGTGTATTTGTGGATGGACACCAGCTCTTTGATTTTTACCACCGGGTGCAATCCTTACTGGACATTGACACATTAAGGATTAATGGTAGTTTAACCATTACCAAACTCAGATAG